Proteins encoded within one genomic window of Halomonas sp. YLGW01:
- the prfB gene encoding peptide chain release factor 2 (programmed frameshift) — protein sequence MLETNPIHTLIKDLSERTDVLRGYLDYAEKKDRLEEVTRELEDPNVWSDPDYAQKLGKERASLETVVETIETLEQGLADNGDLLELAEMEEDQDTVDEVSRELDGLQESLAKLEFRRMFSGEMDENNAYLDIQAGSGGTEAQDWGNILLRMYLRWAEHHGFKVEIIEASAGDVAGIKSATIHVQGDHAFGWLRTETGVHRLVRKSPFDSGGRRHTSFASVFVSPEIDDSFEVDINPSDLRTDTYRSSGAGGQHVNTTDSAVRITHEPTGIVVACQNQRSQHANRDQAMKMLKARLYEREMQERNAAKQQAEEAKADIGWGSQIRSYVLDDQRIKDLRTGVQSSSCDKVLDGDLDQFIEASLKQGL from the exons ATGCTAGAGACCAACCCGATTCATACCCTGATCAAGGACCTGTCCGAACGGACAGACGTCCTGAGGGGGTATCTT GACTATGCCGAGAAGAAAGACCGGCTAGAGGAAGTGACCCGCGAGCTCGAGGACCCCAACGTCTGGAGCGATCCGGACTATGCCCAGAAGCTCGGGAAGGAACGGGCCTCGCTGGAGACCGTCGTCGAGACCATCGAGACCCTCGAACAGGGTCTGGCCGATAACGGCGACCTGCTCGAGCTGGCCGAGATGGAAGAGGATCAGGATACCGTCGACGAGGTCAGCCGCGAGCTCGACGGCTTGCAGGAGAGCCTCGCCAAGCTCGAGTTCCGGCGCATGTTCTCCGGCGAGATGGACGAGAACAACGCCTACCTCGATATCCAGGCCGGCTCCGGCGGCACCGAGGCCCAGGACTGGGGCAACATCCTGCTGCGCATGTACCTGCGTTGGGCCGAGCATCACGGCTTCAAGGTCGAGATCATCGAGGCCTCGGCGGGGGACGTGGCGGGCATCAAGTCGGCGACGATCCACGTCCAGGGCGATCACGCCTTCGGCTGGCTGCGTACCGAGACAGGCGTGCACCGCCTGGTACGCAAGAGTCCCTTCGACTCCGGCGGCCGTCGCCACACCTCCTTTGCCTCGGTGTTCGTGTCCCCGGAGATCGATGACAGCTTCGAGGTCGACATCAATCCCTCGGACCTGCGCACCGACACCTATCGCTCCAGCGGCGCCGGTGGTCAGCACGTCAACACCACCGATTCGGCGGTGCGGATCACCCACGAGCCGACCGGCATCGTGGTGGCCTGCCAGAACCAGCGCAGCCAGCACGCCAACCGTGACCAGGCCATGAAGATGCTGAAGGCCCGGCTCTACGAGCGCGAGATGCAGGAGCGCAACGCCGCCAAGCAGCAGGCCGAGGAAGCCAAGGCCGATATCGGCTGGGGCAGCCAGATCCGGTCCTACGTGCTCGACGACCAGCGGATCAAGGACCTGCGCACCGGCGTGCAGTCCAGCAGCTGCGACAAGGTCCTCGACGGGGACCTGGATCAGTTCATCGAAGCCAGTCTCAAGCAGGGGCTGTGA
- a CDS encoding ABC transporter ATP-binding protein, giving the protein MSQPLLEIDRLRVDFDLPGGTVAAVKDLSFTIHAGETLALVGESGSGKSVSSTAALRLLPELARPTGAIHWHGGEQPEDLLRVSAKRMRQLRGNEISMIFQEPMTSLNPLHRIGRQIIEVLNKHTALRGQAARKRALALLDQVGIPEPERRLESYPHELSGGQRQRVMIAMALACEPKLLIADEPTTALDVTVQAQILALLKDLQQRYGMAILFITHDLGIVRHFADRVCVMRKGQRVESGATQALFADPQHAYTRMLIDAEPRGHKAPVPDDTPLLLEAHDLRVRFPLKRRLFRPAEYFEAVRGIDLTLRRGQTLGIVGESGSGKSTLGRALLRLLDSRGDIRFDDTALDGMDTAAMRPLRSRMQVVFQDPFGSLSPRMTVGEIVGEGLRVHAPLLGRRERDAKVQEALCDVALEPAMRHRYPHEFSGGQRQRIAIARALVLKPEFLLLDEPTSALDRSVQATVIDLLRDLQAKHDLTYLFISHDLAVVRALADSVLVMKDGEVIEQGDTEALFQRPRHAYTRELMCAAFLEDQAT; this is encoded by the coding sequence ATGTCACAGCCACTGCTCGAGATCGATCGCCTGCGGGTCGACTTCGACCTGCCCGGCGGCACCGTCGCCGCCGTCAAGGATTTAAGCTTCACGATCCATGCCGGAGAGACCCTGGCACTCGTCGGCGAATCCGGCTCCGGCAAGTCGGTGTCCTCCACCGCCGCCCTGCGCCTGCTGCCGGAACTGGCCAGGCCCACCGGGGCCATCCACTGGCACGGCGGGGAGCAACCGGAAGACCTGCTGCGGGTCAGCGCCAAGCGCATGCGCCAGCTGCGCGGCAACGAGATCTCGATGATCTTTCAGGAGCCCATGACCTCGCTTAACCCGCTGCACCGGATAGGCCGGCAGATCATCGAGGTCCTGAACAAGCACACCGCCCTGCGCGGCCAGGCAGCGCGGAAGCGCGCCCTGGCACTGCTCGATCAGGTCGGCATCCCCGAGCCGGAGCGGCGCCTTGAAAGCTATCCCCATGAACTCTCCGGTGGCCAGCGCCAGCGGGTGATGATCGCCATGGCGCTGGCCTGCGAGCCGAAGCTGTTGATTGCCGACGAGCCCACCACGGCGCTGGACGTCACCGTCCAGGCGCAGATCCTCGCCCTGCTGAAGGACCTGCAGCAGCGCTACGGCATGGCCATCCTGTTCATCACCCATGATCTGGGCATCGTGCGCCACTTCGCAGATCGGGTCTGCGTGATGCGCAAGGGCCAGCGGGTCGAGAGTGGGGCCACCCAAGCGCTCTTTGCCGACCCGCAGCATGCCTACACCCGCATGCTGATCGACGCCGAGCCCCGCGGCCACAAGGCCCCGGTGCCCGACGACACGCCGCTGCTGCTTGAGGCCCATGACCTGCGCGTGCGCTTCCCGCTGAAAAGGCGCCTGTTCCGGCCCGCGGAGTACTTCGAGGCGGTACGTGGCATCGACCTGACGTTACGGCGCGGCCAGACCCTCGGTATCGTCGGCGAGTCGGGCTCCGGCAAGTCGACCCTTGGGCGCGCCCTGCTGCGCCTGCTCGACAGCCGGGGCGACATCCGCTTCGACGACACGGCCCTCGATGGCATGGACACCGCCGCCATGCGACCGCTGCGCTCAAGGATGCAGGTGGTCTTTCAGGACCCCTTCGGCTCCCTGTCGCCGCGCATGACGGTGGGTGAGATCGTCGGCGAGGGCCTGCGGGTCCACGCCCCCTTACTGGGGCGGCGTGAACGCGATGCCAAGGTGCAGGAAGCGCTTTGCGATGTCGCCCTGGAGCCGGCCATGCGCCATCGCTACCCCCACGAATTTTCCGGGGGCCAGCGCCAGCGCATCGCCATCGCCCGCGCCCTGGTGCTCAAGCCCGAGTTCCTGCTGCTGGATGAGCCCACCTCAGCGCTGGACCGCTCGGTGCAGGCAACGGTGATCGACCTGCTGCGCGACCTGCAGGCAAAACACGACCTCACCTACCTGTTCATCAGCCACGACCTGGCGGTGGTGCGGGCGCTGGCCGACAGCGTGCTGGTGATGAAGGACGGCGAGGTGATCGAACAGGGCGACACCGAGGCGCTGTTCCAGAGGCCTCGTCACGCCTATACCCGGGAGCTGATGTGCGCGGCCTTCCTCGAGGACCAGGCCACCTGA
- a CDS encoding ABC transporter permease subunit: MTTDTAVSTPHVAGDSLAREAWRRLRQNQAASTSLVLLALIALACIAGPWLTPWALDEVDWNAFLTPPSPENGHYAGTDANGRDLLTRVLHGGQVSLSVALVATFVSLVIGVLYGAIAGFVGGRTDNLMMRFVDIMYSLPFMFLVILLMVVFGRNILLIYAAIGAVEWLDMSRIVRGQVLALKRREFVEAARALGVRSHKIVTRHLIPNAIGPVIVYVTLTVPKVILLESFLSFLGLGVQEPLTSWGVLISEGKDMMETAPWMLLVPSAFLAVTLLCLNFLGDGLRDALDPRTR; encoded by the coding sequence ATGACGACTGATACCGCTGTCTCGACTCCCCATGTCGCCGGCGACAGCCTGGCCCGCGAGGCCTGGCGTCGGCTCAGGCAGAACCAGGCCGCCTCCACCAGCCTGGTGCTGCTGGCCCTGATTGCGCTCGCCTGCATCGCCGGCCCCTGGCTGACGCCCTGGGCGCTGGACGAGGTCGACTGGAATGCCTTCCTGACCCCACCAAGCCCCGAGAACGGCCACTACGCCGGCACCGACGCCAACGGCCGCGACCTGCTGACCCGCGTGCTGCATGGCGGCCAGGTGTCGCTGTCCGTGGCCCTGGTGGCCACCTTCGTCTCGCTGGTGATCGGCGTACTCTACGGCGCCATCGCCGGCTTCGTCGGCGGCCGCACCGACAACCTGATGATGCGCTTCGTCGACATCATGTACTCGCTGCCCTTCATGTTCCTGGTGATCCTGCTGATGGTGGTGTTCGGTCGCAACATCCTGCTGATCTATGCCGCCATCGGCGCCGTGGAGTGGCTCGATATGTCGCGCATCGTGCGCGGCCAGGTGCTGGCGCTGAAGCGCCGCGAGTTCGTCGAGGCCGCCCGGGCACTCGGGGTGCGCAGCCACAAGATCGTCACCCGCCACCTGATTCCCAATGCCATCGGCCCGGTGATCGTCTACGTCACCCTGACCGTACCCAAGGTGATCCTGCTCGAGAGCTTCCTGTCCTTCCTCGGACTCGGCGTACAGGAACCGCTGACCAGCTGGGGCGTGCTGATCAGCGAGGGCAAGGACATGATGGAGACCGCCCCCTGGATGCTGCTGGTGCCCTCCGCCTTCCTGGCGGTGACGCTTCTGTGCCTCAACTTCCTGGGCGATGGCCTGCGCGATGCCCTCGACCCCCGAACTCGATAA
- the oppB gene encoding oligopeptide ABC transporter permease OppB, whose protein sequence is MLRYTLKRLLQAIPTLWIVITLSFFLIHLAPGGPFDGERQLPPEIEANLMANYHLDEPVWQQYLIYMGNLLKGDLGPSFKYKDFSVTELVAQGFPVSLELGLWAIGLALLIGLPLGVIAALRRNSTVDYLVMGTALAGVAIPNFVIAPLLALVFGVFLGWLPVGGWNEGAWPNLVLPVVALSIQQIAYIARMMRASMIEILGSHFIRTARAKGLAEHEVIWRHAMRPAMLPVVSYLGPAIAGIITGSVVIEQIFGIPGIGRYFVQAALNRDYTLVMGTVVFYGALIVLLNLLVDLLYSALDPQIRYDD, encoded by the coding sequence ATGCTCCGCTATACCCTGAAGCGCCTGCTGCAGGCGATTCCGACCCTATGGATCGTCATCACGCTGTCCTTCTTCCTGATACACCTGGCCCCGGGCGGCCCCTTCGACGGCGAGCGCCAGCTGCCGCCGGAGATCGAGGCCAATCTCATGGCCAACTATCACCTGGACGAGCCCGTCTGGCAGCAGTATCTGATCTACATGGGCAACCTGCTCAAGGGCGATCTGGGCCCCTCCTTCAAGTACAAGGACTTCAGCGTCACCGAGCTGGTGGCGCAGGGCTTCCCCGTTAGCTTGGAGCTCGGCCTCTGGGCCATCGGCCTGGCGCTGCTGATCGGCCTGCCGCTGGGGGTAATCGCCGCCCTCAGGCGTAACTCCACCGTCGACTATCTGGTGATGGGCACCGCGCTTGCCGGGGTGGCGATTCCCAACTTCGTGATCGCCCCGCTGCTGGCCCTGGTGTTCGGCGTCTTCCTCGGCTGGCTGCCGGTGGGCGGCTGGAACGAGGGCGCCTGGCCCAACCTGGTGCTGCCGGTGGTGGCGCTGTCGATCCAGCAGATCGCCTACATCGCCCGCATGATGCGCGCCAGCATGATCGAGATCCTCGGCAGCCACTTCATCCGCACCGCCCGCGCCAAGGGCCTCGCCGAGCACGAAGTGATCTGGCGCCATGCCATGCGCCCGGCGATGCTGCCGGTGGTCTCCTACCTGGGGCCCGCCATCGCCGGCATCATCACCGGCTCGGTGGTGATCGAGCAGATCTTCGGCATCCCCGGCATCGGTCGCTACTTCGTGCAGGCCGCCCTCAACCGCGACTACACCCTGGTGATGGGCACGGTGGTGTTCTACGGCGCCCTGATCGTGCTGCTCAATCTTCTCGTCGACCTGCTCTACTCAGCCCTGGACCCGCAGATTCGCTATGACGACTGA
- a CDS encoding peptide ABC transporter substrate-binding protein encodes MLKPRFAVGPLLLATGLATSPLQADTLRLAIMGEPASLDPHKISGTWENDVVGDLFEGLITEAADGERIPGVATSWEVAEDGTTYTFELREDARWSDGTPVTAEDFVFAFRRILDPATAASYAYLLYPVKNAEAVYDGAAKPSTLGIEALDAHTLEITLERSTPYFLDQLAHYTAYPLPKHVVEEYGDDWSKPEHMVSNGAFALEDWQSQTRIEATRNPHFHDADNVALDEVVYFPIEERNTALNRFRAGEIDIAREFPTQQYDWLKEHLPQAVRVAPYLGIYYYVLNTRDGHATADPRVREALSLSVRREVITDQILGTGEEPAYSFVPPDVAHYDGPELDFAELSQEERLARARELMQDAGYGPDNPLALQLRYNTSEDHRKVAIALAAMWKPLGVEVELYNSEVAVHYADIRQGDFDVARAGWIGDYNDAQNFLSLLESDVANNYGAYANETFDTRMDEAAITQDMEARANLMAEAEGLALEDNATLPIYYYVSRNLVSPELNGWETNIEDIHRSRWISVED; translated from the coding sequence ATGCTCAAGCCACGCTTCGCCGTCGGCCCCCTGCTGCTCGCCACAGGCCTTGCCACCTCGCCCCTCCAGGCCGATACCCTGCGCCTCGCCATCATGGGCGAGCCGGCCTCCCTGGATCCCCACAAGATCAGCGGCACCTGGGAAAATGACGTGGTCGGCGATCTCTTCGAGGGCCTGATCACCGAGGCCGCCGACGGCGAGCGAATTCCCGGTGTGGCGACCTCCTGGGAGGTCGCCGAGGACGGCACCACCTACACCTTTGAACTGCGCGAGGACGCCAGGTGGTCCGACGGTACCCCGGTGACCGCCGAGGACTTCGTCTTCGCCTTCCGCCGCATTCTCGACCCGGCCACCGCCGCCAGCTATGCCTATCTGCTCTATCCGGTGAAGAACGCCGAGGCCGTCTACGATGGCGCCGCCAAGCCCAGCACCCTGGGGATCGAGGCCCTGGACGCGCACACCCTCGAGATCACGCTTGAGCGCTCCACCCCCTACTTCCTCGACCAGCTGGCTCACTACACCGCCTACCCGCTCCCCAAGCACGTGGTGGAAGAATACGGTGACGACTGGTCAAAGCCCGAGCACATGGTCTCCAACGGGGCCTTCGCCCTGGAGGACTGGCAGTCACAGACGCGCATCGAGGCCACCCGCAACCCGCACTTCCACGATGCCGACAACGTGGCACTGGACGAGGTGGTGTACTTCCCCATCGAGGAGCGCAACACCGCGCTGAACCGCTTCCGTGCAGGCGAGATCGACATCGCCCGGGAGTTCCCCACCCAGCAGTACGACTGGCTCAAGGAGCACCTGCCACAGGCCGTGCGGGTGGCGCCCTATCTCGGCATCTACTATTACGTGCTCAATACCCGTGACGGCCACGCCACGGCCGATCCGCGGGTACGCGAGGCACTGAGCCTTTCCGTGCGTCGCGAGGTGATCACCGACCAGATCCTCGGGACCGGCGAAGAGCCCGCCTATAGCTTCGTGCCACCGGACGTGGCCCACTACGACGGCCCCGAGCTCGACTTCGCCGAGCTCTCGCAGGAGGAGCGCCTGGCCCGCGCCCGCGAGCTGATGCAGGACGCCGGCTACGGCCCCGACAACCCGCTGGCCCTGCAGCTTCGCTACAACACCAGCGAGGACCACCGCAAGGTCGCCATCGCCCTGGCCGCGATGTGGAAGCCGCTGGGCGTCGAGGTGGAGCTCTACAACTCAGAGGTGGCGGTGCACTACGCCGACATTCGTCAGGGTGACTTCGACGTGGCCCGCGCCGGCTGGATCGGCGACTACAACGATGCCCAGAACTTCCTGAGCCTTCTGGAGAGCGACGTCGCGAACAACTACGGCGCCTACGCCAACGAGACCTTCGACACCCGGATGGACGAGGCCGCGATCACCCAGGACATGGAGGCCCGCGCCAACCTGATGGCCGAGGCGGAGGGCCTCGCCCTCGAGGACAACGCCACCCTGCCGATCTACTACTACGTCTCGCGCAACCTGGTCAGCCCCGAGCTTAACGGCTGGGAGACCAACATCGAGGATATCCACCGTTCGCGCTGGATCAGCGTCGAGGACTGA
- a CDS encoding heavy metal translocating P-type ATPase: MNCQGCVSTMRKAIHAEDPDAEVTGVPDEKHLTITTRLGGERVDALLEGAGYPADENPDTANPAAGAPAADSEAETPAPDASASGKGAEPGRAGSMRLSLSGMTCASCVKSVQQALERTPGVSAAEVNFASHTAQVRGSASAQALVEAVESAGYGASPIEDLRQAEARRAANDQQAYRQRRRGSLLALSLAVPLMIAMFFHHPVLAGAERGVWALIGLLTLGVLAGPGRHFFSSAAKALRHHEANMDTLVAMGTGTAWLYSMTVVALAPWLPEAAHDLYFEASVMIVGLILAGNALELRARGRTSEALGRLLDLQSSTARVIRDGEEQDIEIDAVRLDDRIRVRPGERLPVDGEVLEGESHVDESMLTGEPQAVAKAPGDEVSAGTVNGRGSLIYRATRVGADTRLGRITDQVARAQGSRPPIGALADRVAGVFVPTVMIIAVATALAWFNLGPEPRVLHMLITATAVLIIACPCALGLATPLSTMIGVGKAAEHGVLIRNGEALQVASRLTTLVVDKTGTLTEGKPRVTEAHFVSDTGLDEQADEAQTLGLVAGLEQGSEHPLAAALLAHAEHAGASPRTVRDFTSVTGGGVKATTEQGQALLLGNARLLEGEGIDLAPGQAIVEELEGQARTVVQLAVDGRLAAVFGISDPLREDSHAAIRRLQADGLRVVMLTGDNAHTAAAIGREVGIDEVRAGLLPEDKHREIERRQAAGEVVGMVGDGINDAPALAQANVGFAIGQGTDVAIESAGITLMRSSLHGVADAIEISRATLANIKQNLWGAFGYNSLCIPIAAGVLYPATGWLLSPMIAAAAMSLSSVTVVTNANRLRRFKPSFEASPASAPSPDTKTQEAR, from the coding sequence ATGAACTGCCAGGGCTGCGTCTCGACCATGCGCAAGGCCATCCACGCCGAGGACCCGGACGCCGAGGTCACCGGCGTGCCTGACGAGAAGCACCTCACGATCACCACACGGCTCGGTGGAGAGCGGGTGGATGCCCTGCTCGAGGGAGCCGGCTATCCCGCTGACGAGAATCCAGACACCGCTAATCCTGCGGCCGGCGCTCCGGCGGCCGACAGCGAAGCGGAAACGCCAGCACCAGACGCGTCTGCCTCAGGCAAAGGCGCCGAGCCCGGTCGCGCCGGCAGCATGCGGCTATCGCTCTCCGGCATGACCTGCGCCAGCTGCGTGAAGAGCGTGCAACAGGCGCTGGAGCGCACCCCGGGCGTCAGCGCCGCCGAGGTCAACTTCGCCAGCCACACCGCTCAGGTGCGCGGCAGCGCCAGCGCCCAGGCCCTGGTCGAGGCCGTCGAGAGCGCGGGCTATGGCGCCTCGCCCATCGAGGATCTTCGCCAGGCCGAGGCGCGGCGCGCCGCGAACGACCAGCAGGCGTATCGACAGCGCCGGCGCGGCAGCCTGCTGGCGCTGTCGCTGGCGGTGCCGCTGATGATCGCCATGTTCTTCCATCACCCGGTCCTTGCCGGCGCGGAGCGGGGCGTCTGGGCACTAATCGGGCTTCTGACCCTCGGCGTACTGGCAGGCCCCGGGCGGCACTTCTTCTCAAGCGCCGCCAAGGCGCTGCGCCACCACGAGGCCAACATGGACACCCTGGTGGCCATGGGCACCGGCACCGCCTGGCTGTACTCGATGACGGTCGTCGCCCTCGCCCCCTGGCTACCCGAGGCGGCCCACGACCTCTACTTCGAGGCCTCGGTCATGATCGTCGGGCTGATCCTGGCCGGGAACGCCCTGGAACTCAGGGCCCGAGGCCGCACCAGCGAGGCCCTGGGGCGGCTGCTCGACTTGCAATCAAGCACCGCGCGGGTGATCCGCGACGGCGAGGAGCAGGACATCGAGATCGATGCCGTGCGCCTGGACGATCGCATCCGCGTGCGCCCCGGCGAGCGCCTGCCGGTGGATGGCGAGGTCCTGGAAGGCGAGAGTCATGTCGATGAATCCATGCTCACCGGCGAACCGCAAGCCGTGGCCAAGGCCCCGGGCGATGAGGTCAGCGCCGGGACCGTCAACGGCCGGGGCAGCCTGATCTATCGTGCCACCCGGGTCGGCGCCGATACGCGGCTTGGCCGCATCACCGATCAGGTGGCTCGCGCCCAGGGCTCGCGACCGCCGATCGGCGCCCTGGCCGATCGGGTCGCCGGGGTCTTCGTGCCCACGGTGATGATCATCGCCGTCGCCACGGCGCTGGCCTGGTTCAACCTGGGGCCCGAGCCCCGGGTGCTGCACATGCTGATCACCGCCACCGCGGTGCTGATCATCGCCTGCCCCTGCGCGCTGGGGCTCGCGACCCCGCTCTCGACCATGATCGGGGTCGGCAAGGCCGCCGAGCACGGCGTGCTGATCAGAAACGGCGAGGCCCTGCAGGTGGCGAGCCGACTGACCACCCTGGTGGTGGACAAGACCGGTACCCTCACCGAGGGCAAGCCGAGGGTCACCGAGGCCCACTTTGTTTCTGACACGGGCCTCGATGAGCAGGCCGACGAGGCGCAGACGCTTGGCCTTGTCGCGGGCCTCGAGCAGGGCTCCGAACACCCGCTGGCCGCCGCCCTGCTGGCCCACGCCGAGCACGCCGGGGCCAGCCCCCGCACGGTCAGGGACTTCACCAGCGTGACCGGCGGCGGCGTCAAGGCCACCACCGAGCAGGGGCAGGCCCTGCTGCTCGGCAACGCCCGATTGCTCGAGGGCGAAGGCATCGACCTGGCACCGGGCCAGGCGATCGTCGAGGAGCTCGAAGGCCAGGCCCGCACCGTGGTGCAGCTGGCCGTCGATGGGCGGCTCGCGGCGGTGTTCGGCATCAGCGATCCACTGCGCGAGGACAGTCATGCGGCCATTCGGCGCCTGCAGGCCGATGGACTCAGGGTGGTGATGCTGACCGGCGACAACGCCCACACCGCCGCCGCCATCGGCCGCGAGGTGGGCATCGATGAGGTGCGCGCCGGGCTGCTGCCCGAGGACAAGCATCGGGAGATCGAACGTCGGCAGGCCGCCGGCGAGGTGGTCGGGATGGTCGGCGACGGCATCAACGACGCCCCGGCGCTGGCCCAGGCGAACGTCGGCTTCGCGATCGGCCAGGGCACCGACGTGGCGATCGAGAGCGCCGGCATTACCCTGATGAGAAGCTCGCTGCACGGCGTGGCCGATGCCATCGAGATCAGCCGCGCGACCCTTGCCAACATCAAGCAGAACCTGTGGGGCGCCTTCGGCTACAACAGCCTGTGCATCCCGATCGCGGCGGGTGTGCTCTACCCGGCCACCGGCTGGCTGCTGTCGCCGATGATCGCCGCGGCGGCGATGTCGCTGTCGTCGGTCACGGTGGTCACCAACGCCAATCGCCTGCGCCGCTTCAAGCCGTCATTCGAGGCATCGCCCGCTTCAGCACCCTCACCCGACACCAAGACGCAGGAGGCTCGCTAA
- a CDS encoding outer membrane protein transport protein, translated as MHYKINKLAIAVALASASLVASQALASGFQVREQSAKTLANALSNAAAGAEDVSFMAYNPAALGNIDGNQFAVGVAYIDADFELKDAEASSTSGADYDKGGSRQGGESAVVPSLAVKTQASERIDLGLAIFSPYGLSTKYDEDWIGRYHAIETELTTIDIQPTLNFRVTERWSVAAGLIAEYGDATISNAIDLGAGVSAPGQYDGKAKVTGDDWGYGFILGTLFQVTDRTRLGLSYRSEIDLTLDGEVDYSSDSATGQAVLTTLGREDGGGTADLSTPANANVGVFHQLTPRLALMANVSWTGWSSFEELRVKFDDENAKDSFTEENWNDSWAYSVGANYALTDNWLLRTGVGYDETPVPSAEYRTPRVPDADRTWATLGATYQVNDKLGVTAGYMHVFGDDGDIDQEATPTNENKNKGNLSGTYEVAADVFALSMDYRF; from the coding sequence ATGCATTACAAGATCAACAAGCTCGCCATCGCCGTTGCCCTCGCCTCTGCCAGCCTGGTCGCCAGCCAGGCCTTGGCCTCCGGTTTTCAGGTGCGCGAACAAAGCGCCAAGACCCTGGCCAACGCCCTGTCGAACGCCGCCGCCGGTGCCGAGGATGTCAGCTTCATGGCCTATAACCCGGCCGCCCTCGGCAACATCGACGGCAACCAGTTCGCCGTCGGGGTCGCCTATATCGATGCCGACTTCGAGCTCAAGGATGCCGAGGCCAGTAGCACGAGCGGCGCCGACTATGACAAGGGCGGCTCCCGCCAGGGCGGCGAGAGTGCCGTGGTACCGAGTCTTGCGGTCAAGACCCAGGCCAGCGAGCGCATCGACCTGGGCCTGGCGATCTTCTCGCCCTATGGCCTCTCCACGAAGTACGACGAGGACTGGATCGGCCGCTATCACGCCATCGAGACCGAGCTCACTACCATCGATATCCAGCCTACGCTCAATTTTCGCGTCACCGAGCGCTGGTCGGTGGCCGCGGGCCTGATCGCCGAGTACGGCGACGCGACCATCTCCAATGCGATCGATCTAGGAGCTGGTGTCAGTGCTCCTGGGCAGTACGACGGCAAGGCCAAGGTCACCGGCGATGACTGGGGTTATGGCTTCATTCTGGGCACACTTTTCCAGGTCACCGACCGGACCCGGCTGGGGCTCAGCTACCGCTCCGAGATCGATCTGACCCTCGATGGCGAGGTCGACTATAGCAGCGACAGTGCCACCGGCCAGGCCGTGCTCACCACATTAGGGCGTGAAGACGGCGGTGGCACCGCCGATCTCTCGACACCCGCCAATGCCAATGTGGGGGTCTTCCATCAGCTGACCCCGAGGCTGGCGCTGATGGCCAACGTCAGCTGGACTGGTTGGAGCTCCTTCGAGGAGCTGCGGGTTAAATTTGATGACGAAAACGCTAAAGACAGCTTTACCGAAGAGAACTGGAACGATTCCTGGGCCTATTCGGTAGGCGCCAATTATGCGCTGACCGACAATTGGCTGCTGCGTACCGGCGTCGGCTATGACGAGACCCCGGTGCCGAGCGCCGAGTATCGCACCCCACGGGTGCCGGACGCCGATCGCACCTGGGCGACCCTGGGTGCCACCTATCAAGTCAACGACAAGCTCGGTGTGACTGCTGGCTATATGCACGTCTTCGGCGACGACGGCGATATCGATCAAGAGGCGACGCCCACCAACGAAAACAAGAACAAGGGCAACCTGTCCGGCACCTACGAGGTCGCGGCGGACGTCTTCGCCCTGTCGATGGACTACCGCTTCTGA
- a CDS encoding MerR family DNA-binding protein, with translation MKVSDLARAAGVTAETVRHYTREGLLAPTRDPHNGYQRFGEQDRERLAFIQRARTLGFGIKEIRDILAHADHGDSPCPLVRDLLASRLPEIRTRIRELEALAARMEEALDAWAEMPDGTPDGHSLCRLIESLPAPSTDAAATAKEEA, from the coding sequence ATGAAAGTCAGTGATCTGGCCAGAGCCGCCGGCGTGACCGCCGAGACGGTGCGCCATTACACTCGCGAGGGCCTGCTGGCCCCGACTCGGGATCCCCACAACGGCTATCAGCGCTTCGGCGAGCAGGACCGCGAACGCCTGGCCTTCATCCAGCGCGCGCGCACCCTGGGCTTCGGCATCAAGGAGATCCGCGACATCCTCGCTCACGCCGACCACGGCGACTCCCCCTGCCCACTGGTGCGCGACCTGCTGGCCAGCCGCCTGCCGGAAATTCGCACGCGCATCCGCGAACTCGAGGCCCTGGCCGCCCGCATGGAAGAGGCCCTGGATGCCTGGGCCGAGATGCCCGACGGCACCCCCGACGGCCACAGCCTGTGTCGGCTGATCGAAAGCCTGCCCGCCCCATCCACCGACGCGGCGGCCACCGCCAAGGAGGAGGCATGA